In Rattus rattus isolate New Zealand chromosome 3, Rrattus_CSIRO_v1, whole genome shotgun sequence, one genomic interval encodes:
- the Pgrmc2 gene encoding membrane-associated progesterone receptor component 2, which yields MAAGDGDVKLSTLGSGGERGGDGSPGGAGATAARSSWVAALLATGGEMLLNVALVALVLLGAYRLWVRWGRRGLCSGPGAGEESPAATLPRMKKRDFSLEQLRQYDGARTPRILLAVNGKVFDVTKGSKFYGPAGPYGIFAGRDASRGLATFCLDKDALRDEYDDLSDLNAVQMESVREWEMQFKEKYDYVGRLLKPGEEPSEYTDEEDTKDHSKQD from the exons ATGGCGGCGGGTGATGGGGACGTAAAGCTAAGCACCCTGGGGAGCGGCGGGGAGCGTGGCGGCGACGGGAGCCCGGGTGGCGCGGGAGCGACGGCAGCGAGGAGCAGTTGGGTGGCAGCGCTGCTGGCGACGGGCGGGGAGATGCTGCTGAACGTGGCGCTGGTGGCGCTGGTGCTGCTGGGGGCCTACCGGCTGTGGGTGCGCTGGGGGCGGCGTGGTCTATGCTCGGGACCCGGAGCGGGCGAGGAGAGCCCGGCCGCCACGCTGCCGCGCATGAAGAAGCGGGACTTCAGCCTGGAGCAACTGCGCCAGTACGACGGGGCGCGCACGCCGCGCATCCTGCTCGCGGTCAATGGGAAAGTCTTCGACGTGACCAAAGGCAGCAAGTTCTACGGCCCCG cGGGCCCATATGGCATCTTTGCTGGCAGGGACGCCTCCAGGGGACTGGCGACCTTCTGCCTGGATAAGGATGCACTTAGAGATGAGTACGATGACCTCTCAGATTTGAACGCAGTGCAGATGGAGAGCGTTCGAGAGTGGGAAATGCAGTTTAAAG AAAAATATGATTATGTAGGCAGACTCCTAAAGCCAGGGGAAGAGCCATCAGAGTACACAGACGAGGAGGACACCAAGGATCACAGTAAACAGGACTGA